A portion of the Musa acuminata AAA Group cultivar baxijiao chromosome BXJ1-1, Cavendish_Baxijiao_AAA, whole genome shotgun sequence genome contains these proteins:
- the LOC135675725 gene encoding uncharacterized membrane protein At1g75140-like: MVAAAFLLLPLLLSPPLVSSADAGSDPAALLDRHEFQLRRLEALVESLYNTVATLQASLSSCSSGQSDHTFPSSAALPMDLETVTPVLAPPLAPAAPGSAGGQYSSGVSVTKHKTSWSERFQFAAAARLEAAATVAVVLPYEDLDGLSKYFAVGDTRGQVYVFSAAGDIIIELSSLSGSPVTSMLSYLSSRRNESLLFAGHADGSVTAHRLYESAANSDDWLTLSVGSSKPVIRGSRELDSPSISGLEVHQVGRARYIIASDGGGRIRVFTENGTLYGTAIASSPPLAFMKQRLLFLTETGAGSLDLRSMVVRETECEGLNGSIAKAYSFDSSERLKAYGFTAGGDLVHVVLLGDVAKLKCRVRAIRKSDIDGPLTIQSIKGYLLVASYDKISVYNISSQFYGRVGAPRPLFSVTIREIKSLFLNSEAAAYGPLDVKPLIAADREKLVVLGLGGGYIGIYRSNFPVFRVETNAVVWSGPVLLFLLFLIGIWQFYVKKKDSLGWTPEESFNAPGAPSSSLLGPGATERAFADGVRAGELRELRGGALRTPGRRYGSPTHYTGGPGIPYRSGTADPGFRGPGELKFRGQSMEPAGFAKRRETLFPNSQVADDNID; this comes from the coding sequence ATGGTGGCGGCTgccttcctcctccttcccctcctcctctccccccCGCTTGTCTCCTCCGCGGACGCCGGATCCGACCCTGCTGCCCTCCTCGACCGCCATGAGTTCCAGCTGCGCCGCCTTGAAGCCCTCGTCGAGTCCCTCTACAATACAGTTGCCACCCTACAGGCCTCCCTCTCATCCTGCTCCTCCGGTCAATCCGACCACACCTTCCCGTCGTCTGCTGCGCTCCCCATGGATCTGGAGACCGTCACCCCCGTCCTCGCACCGCCACTAGCGCCAGCGGCGCCCGGGAGCGCGGGCGGCCAATACTCCTCCGGCGTATCCGTGACCAAGCACAAGACCTCCTGGTCCGAGAGGTTCCAGTTCGCCGCAGCGGCGCGGCTGGAGGCCGCCGCCACCGTTGCCGTCGTGCTCCCGTACGAGGATCTCGACGGCCTCAGCAAGTACTTCGCCGTCGGCGACACCCGTGGCCAGGTTTATGTTTTCTCCGCCGCTGGCGATATCATCATCGAGCTCTCGTCCCTCTCTGGCTCCCCTGTGACCTCCATGCTCTCCTACCTGTCCTCCCGCCGCAACGAGAGCCTCCTCTTCGCTGGCCACGCCGACGGCTCCGTCACTGCCCACCGGCTCTACGAGTCTGCTGCTAATAGTGATGATTGGCTCACACTCTCGGTTGGTAGCTCCAAACCCGTCATCCGTGGATCCCGCGAGTTGGATTCCCCGTCGATCTCCGGCCTCGAGGTCCATCAGGTTGGTCGCGCTCGCTACATCATTGCATCAGATGGTGGCGGGAGGATCAGGGTTTTCACGGAGAATGGCACCCTCTATGGCACCGCTATTGCTTCTAGCCCGCCCCTGGCTTTCATGAAGCAAAGGCTTCTGTTCTTGACCGAGACGGGTGCTGGGTCGCTGGACTTGAGGTCTATGGTAGTGAGGGAGACTGAATGCGAGGGGCTAAATGGCTCCATTGCCAAAGCTTACTCCTTTGACTCGTCGGAGCGGCTAAAAGCATATGGTTTCACTGCTGGAGGTGACCTGGTCCACGTCGTGCTTCTTGGAGATGTAGCCAAGCTCAAGTGTCGGGTTCGGGCCATCAGGAAATCAGACATTGATGGTCCTTTAACGATCCAAAGCATCAAAGGTTATCTACTTGTTGCGAGCTATGACAAGATCTCGGTGTACAACATCTCGTCACAGTTCTATGGCAGGGTCGGGGCACCTCGGCCACTGTTCTCTGTAACGATCCGTGAGATCAAGTCCCTGTTCTTGAATTCAGAAGCTGCTGCATATGGGCCATTAGATGTGAAGCCATTGATAGCTGCAGATCGTGAAAAGCTTGTGGTTTTGGGGCTTGGTGGAGGGTACATTGGGATTTACAGGTCAAATTTTCCAGTTTTCAGAGTGGAGACTAATGCTGTCGTGTGGAGTGGTCCTGTTCttctgtttcttttgtttttgatTGGTATATGGCAGTTCTATGTGAAGAAAAAGGACTCCTTGGGGTGGACACCAGAGGAGTCCTTCAATGCTCCGGGTGCCCCATCGAGTAGTCTCTTGGGTCCTGGAGCCACTGAAAGAGCCTTTGCTGATGGTGTGAGGGCTGGCGAATTGAGGGAATTAAGGGGAGGAGCACTGAGAACTCCAGGTCGAAGGTATGGGTCGCCTACTCATTACACTGGAGGACCAGGGATACCATATAGGAGTGGCACTGCAGATCCTGGTTTTAGAGGTCCAGGGGAGCTGAAGTTTAGAGGGCAGAGCATGGAACCTGCAGGTTTTGCCAAGAGAAGAGAAACATTGTTTCCGAACAGCCAAGTTGCAGATGATAACATCGATTAA